In Mycoplasmopsis cynos, the following are encoded in one genomic region:
- the eno gene encoding phosphopyruvate hydratase: MSAIKKIHAREVLDSRGNPTVQVEVYTQLGGYGSAMVPSGASTGSREALELRDKGSKFENNWFGGKGVMLAVNHVNKDIAPAILGMEVTDQRKIDQLMIKLDGTSTKSKLGANAILGVSLAVARAAANELDLPLYKYLGGFNGHQLPVPMLNVINGGEHASNTIDFQEFMIMPVGATSLRESLQMANHVFHNLAKLLKQHGHGVQVGDEGGFAPNFKSHEEALDFLVEAIKVSGYVPAKKGERAVAIAMDCASSELYKNGVYTFGKLKAAIEAKKPGFENLKDVKLTYTTDEMILYLKDLVDKYPIISIEDGFAESDWEGFKKFTQEMGHMLQIVGDDLTVTNTEILKRAIKEKSMNSILIKVNQIGTLTETFDAIQMAQKANMTAVVSHRSGETEDSTIADIAVAMNAGQIKTGSLSRTDRIAKYNRLLAIEEELGDSAEFQGINSFYNIK, encoded by the coding sequence ATGTCAGCAATCAAAAAAATTCATGCTCGTGAAGTGCTTGATTCACGTGGTAATCCAACTGTGCAAGTTGAAGTTTATACTCAATTAGGTGGGTATGGTTCAGCAATGGTTCCATCTGGTGCTTCAACAGGTTCACGTGAGGCTTTAGAACTTAGAGATAAGGGTTCTAAATTTGAAAATAATTGATTTGGTGGGAAAGGTGTTATGTTAGCAGTTAACCACGTTAACAAAGACATTGCTCCTGCTATATTAGGAATGGAAGTTACTGATCAACGTAAAATTGACCAATTAATGATTAAATTAGATGGAACATCAACTAAATCAAAATTAGGTGCTAATGCTATTTTAGGTGTTTCATTAGCTGTTGCTCGCGCTGCTGCTAATGAACTTGATTTACCATTATATAAATACTTAGGTGGATTTAATGGACACCAATTACCAGTTCCAATGCTTAATGTTATTAATGGTGGCGAACACGCTTCAAATACAATAGATTTCCAAGAATTTATGATTATGCCAGTTGGAGCTACAAGTCTTAGAGAATCATTACAAATGGCAAACCATGTGTTTCACAATTTAGCTAAATTACTTAAACAACATGGACACGGTGTTCAAGTTGGTGACGAGGGTGGATTTGCTCCAAACTTTAAATCACATGAGGAAGCTCTTGACTTCTTAGTAGAGGCTATTAAAGTCTCAGGTTATGTACCTGCTAAAAAGGGTGAAAGAGCAGTTGCTATAGCAATGGATTGTGCTTCATCAGAATTATATAAAAATGGTGTATATACATTTGGTAAATTAAAAGCAGCTATTGAAGCTAAAAAACCTGGATTTGAAAATTTAAAAGATGTTAAATTGACTTACACAACTGATGAAATGATTTTATACTTAAAAGATTTAGTTGATAAATATCCAATTATTTCAATTGAAGATGGATTTGCAGAAAGTGATTGAGAAGGATTTAAAAAATTCACACAAGAAATGGGACATATGTTACAAATTGTTGGAGATGATTTAACAGTAACAAACACAGAAATTTTGAAACGTGCAATTAAAGAAAAATCAATGAACTCAATTTTAATTAAAGTAAATCAAATTGGTACATTAACAGAAACATTTGATGCTATCCAAATGGCACAAAAAGCAAATATGACAGCTGTTGTTTCGCATCGTTCAGGTGAAACAGAAGATTCAACAATTGCAGATATTGCTGTTGCAATGAATGCTGGACAAATTAAGACAGGATCATTATCAAGAACAGATCGTATTGCTAAATATAATCGTTTATTAGCAATTGAAGAAGAACTTGGTGATTCAGCAGAATTTCAAGGAATAAATTCATTTTATAACATTAAATAA
- a CDS encoding phosphatidate cytidylyltransferase has translation MNLKIDKKQIFKDRILPAIVVLIILIISLIVIRISFYWSIFWENKQVGFWVLRSLATLLIIGASFWFFYEVSYVFLKHNILACLQSLLLLFTIFLKSRFFENSILKNEVLPEFDLVLFRLIVLGDETFFIILLVNTLIMFLLRLILVWKQRNLVALIRNTFHFFFATLIISIMIRSFIFLNLIQSGIEYIILFILIASFHDIGGYFGGMFLGHKYFKNKLAPIISPKKTFEGSITGIVSAFLITLIFILIYFGVANQQGIKTDFISYLIQGDSRTIIFITFLIISPFFALIGDLYFSYVKRILEVKDFSNILKGHGGIIDRIDSISFVFFLFAILMLGF, from the coding sequence ATGAACTTAAAAATAGATAAAAAACAAATTTTTAAAGATCGTATTTTACCAGCAATTGTTGTATTAATAATATTAATTATTTCATTAATTGTTATTAGAATTTCATTTTATTGATCGATATTTTGAGAAAATAAGCAAGTAGGGTTCTGGGTTTTAAGATCACTTGCAACGTTATTGATAATAGGCGCTTCATTTTGATTTTTTTATGAAGTTTCTTATGTTTTTTTAAAACACAATATACTTGCATGTTTGCAATCATTGTTATTGTTATTTACTATATTTTTAAAGTCGAGATTTTTCGAAAACTCTATTTTAAAAAATGAGGTATTACCCGAATTTGACCTAGTCTTATTTCGATTAATAGTTTTAGGGGATGAAACTTTTTTTATTATTCTATTAGTTAATACTTTAATAATGTTTTTATTGAGATTAATATTAGTTTGAAAACAAAGAAATCTAGTAGCGTTAATAAGAAATACATTTCATTTCTTTTTCGCAACATTAATAATATCTATAATGATTAGAAGTTTTATTTTTTTAAATCTAATTCAATCTGGAATAGAATATATTATTTTATTTATACTAATTGCTTCATTTCATGATATAGGTGGCTACTTTGGAGGAATGTTTTTAGGTCATAAATATTTTAAAAATAAATTAGCTCCAATTATAAGTCCTAAAAAAACATTTGAAGGCTCAATCACAGGAATAGTTTCAGCATTTTTAATTACATTAATATTTATTCTCATTTATTTTGGTGTAGCAAACCAACAAGGAATTAAAACTGATTTTATTTCTTATTTAATACAGGGCGATTCAAGGACGATTATATTTATTACATTTTTGATTATTTCACCTTTTTTTGCTTTAATTGGTGATTTATATTTTTCATATGTAAAAAGAATTCTTGAGGTTAAAGATTTTTCAAACATTCTAAAAGGACATGGTGGTATTATAGATAGAATTGATAGTATTAGTTTTGTGTTCTTTTTATTTGCTATACTAATGTTAGGATTTTAA
- a CDS encoding PolC-type DNA polymerase III: MRYINKKFDGFAKGYNLPYLESLEDVSFVNSSLNEETGIISTTILFQRTPKINDFLRFIHFFENMKIYKLSFETVNYYQEDPEFKKYIISFLSLFKKFAFLVDVIDLGKNLQYHNNKEKWIIHYYNKAHEQSLFDAVAFLNRNFEKFGFPKVKVDIFFDKVQETSMQENKQNINEIFAKLRKEESNFHFTETAKKINKGYFRSRKVQNYTKVEIEELDDYDGMNDIPVEFNGLIYKNELIDRNDIKIHKYWVTNKKDATLLTHITFSEDDEKLMPLNTWINVKGIFNPSSQSKYQSKRTVKVDSIIKIDNPESQKVDEAEIKRIEINAKSKMNAMDGLLDAEELVNIAKKLGHKALAILDSVSVQSFPKFASAAKKAGIKPIYGASFDVIDKSNKVFLSDFENKPINNTRYVVFDIETTNLSPRVGELIEFGASIVENNQIIDNIQFFVKSSKPLSKFTIELTKITDKMLQTEGLEIEQALKKIYEILNNQVVVAHNASFDINFIIQIFIDHKKEVPKMIVIDSLPISKLVSPESKKHRLGNFCNSMDIEYDSTIAHRANYDAEVLARALLRAFDHLINADVTDFEKLNRYIPNPNEFYEKVSTFNSQISIIALNQKGIKELFKLVSLALTERHYNGPKLFWEDIPKSENLLIGSGGIKGELIDRLLYSSNINLSEKLQKFDYIEVPHPEAFLHKISTGHFEQKDIENLLKELIYKAKELNKKVIAIGDVRFENEAEKIFYKSLVFAKGIGGAAHFIFDYDHPEIIKIPNLSYLTTDEMLNKFAFLNDEALVNEIVIENSNYIASKVSDDIQIIKDGLFTPKFDDSKIKLPELVYKNAKLKYGDDLPIIVKNRIEKELNPIIKYGFDVIYWISHILVKKSNDDGYIVGSRGSVGSSLVATLAGITEINPLEPHYICSKCKYFEMVKNPPTSSGFDLDDKKCPNCDLWMQKDGHSIPFETFLGFNADKVPDIDLNFSGDYQPIIHAEVRRLFGEKNTFRAGTISTIKDKTAFGFVNTSNEKYHWNYSNTFADYISTKIVEVKRTTGQHPGGIIIIPKGMEVEDFTPINYPANDEGSDWKTTHFDYKAIHDNVLKLDLLGHVDPTAIKMLERLTGIDVKKDIPSKDPDVISLFSSTKALNIKPEDIGGEKTGAYGIPEFGTDFVRRMLVVANPKSFADLISISGLSHGTDVWTGNAETLISKKNMTLSEVISCRDDIMNFLISYNVDNLDSFNIMEKVRKGKGLTEEEEKLLKEHNVPEWSINSMKLIKYMFPRAHATAYVLMAWRIAWFKLYKPLEYYATFFTTRLNEFDIEVLADKKKMLNKIAEIESKTEKSTVDKNLYTTLEIARELYARGFGIKNIDIEKSLESEWIIDYETKSLIAPFSSIKGLGDAVAKKIIQSRNEFSFKTKEDFKRRSGVNNTLYNEIVRLGILDDLNDHDQMTLF; this comes from the coding sequence ATGAGATATATTAATAAAAAATTTGATGGTTTTGCAAAAGGATATAATCTTCCATATTTAGAATCGTTAGAAGATGTTTCATTTGTTAATTCAAGTCTTAATGAAGAAACGGGCATTATTAGTACTACTATTTTGTTTCAAAGAACACCCAAGATAAATGACTTTTTGAGATTTATTCATTTTTTTGAGAATATGAAAATATATAAACTTTCATTTGAAACTGTTAATTACTATCAGGAAGATCCTGAATTTAAAAAATATATAATTAGCTTTTTGAGTTTATTTAAAAAGTTTGCTTTTTTAGTTGATGTAATTGATCTTGGAAAGAATCTTCAATACCATAACAATAAAGAAAAGTGAATTATTCATTATTATAATAAAGCACATGAACAATCTTTATTTGATGCGGTTGCATTTTTAAATCGAAATTTTGAAAAGTTTGGATTTCCGAAAGTCAAGGTTGATATTTTTTTTGATAAAGTACAAGAAACTAGTATGCAAGAAAATAAACAAAATATTAATGAAATATTTGCTAAATTAAGAAAAGAAGAATCGAACTTTCACTTTACAGAAACTGCTAAAAAAATAAACAAAGGTTACTTTAGAAGTCGAAAAGTTCAAAATTACACTAAAGTTGAAATTGAAGAACTTGATGATTATGATGGGATGAATGATATCCCGGTTGAATTTAATGGTTTAATTTATAAAAATGAACTAATTGATCGTAATGATATAAAAATTCATAAATATTGAGTTACTAATAAAAAAGATGCCACATTACTAACACATATTACTTTTTCTGAAGATGATGAAAAACTTATGCCGCTTAATACATGAATAAATGTAAAAGGTATTTTTAATCCAAGTAGTCAATCAAAATATCAAAGTAAAAGAACTGTAAAAGTGGATAGTATAATTAAAATTGATAATCCTGAATCACAAAAGGTTGATGAAGCTGAAATAAAAAGAATAGAAATAAATGCTAAATCAAAAATGAATGCAATGGATGGTTTATTAGATGCTGAAGAATTGGTGAATATTGCCAAAAAATTAGGACATAAAGCCTTGGCTATATTGGACTCAGTGAGTGTTCAATCATTTCCGAAATTTGCTTCTGCTGCTAAAAAGGCTGGTATAAAACCAATATATGGTGCTTCTTTTGATGTTATTGATAAAAGTAATAAGGTATTTTTATCTGATTTTGAGAATAAACCAATCAATAACACAAGATATGTTGTTTTCGATATTGAAACAACAAACCTTTCACCAAGAGTAGGTGAACTAATTGAATTTGGTGCTTCAATAGTTGAAAATAATCAAATTATTGATAATATACAATTTTTTGTAAAGTCCTCAAAACCATTATCGAAATTTACTATTGAACTTACTAAAATAACAGATAAAATGTTGCAAACAGAAGGACTAGAAATTGAACAAGCGCTTAAAAAAATCTATGAAATCTTAAACAATCAAGTTGTAGTTGCTCACAATGCTTCTTTTGATATTAATTTTATAATTCAAATTTTTATTGATCATAAAAAAGAAGTTCCTAAAATGATTGTGATTGACTCATTACCAATTTCAAAATTAGTGTCTCCAGAGTCAAAAAAACATAGATTAGGAAATTTTTGTAATTCGATGGATATTGAATATGATTCAACTATTGCGCACCGAGCAAATTATGATGCTGAAGTTTTAGCAAGAGCATTACTGAGAGCATTTGATCATTTGATAAATGCAGATGTCACTGATTTTGAAAAATTAAATAGATACATCCCTAATCCTAATGAATTTTATGAAAAAGTTTCAACCTTTAATAGTCAAATTAGTATTATTGCACTCAATCAAAAAGGAATAAAAGAATTATTTAAACTAGTATCATTAGCACTTACCGAGAGACACTATAACGGACCAAAACTATTTTGAGAAGATATACCAAAAAGTGAAAATCTTTTAATTGGTTCTGGAGGAATAAAAGGCGAATTAATTGATCGTTTATTATATTCTTCAAATATTAATTTATCTGAAAAATTACAAAAGTTTGATTACATTGAAGTTCCGCATCCTGAAGCATTTTTACATAAGATTTCAACCGGTCATTTTGAACAAAAAGATATTGAAAATTTGTTAAAGGAATTAATATATAAAGCAAAAGAATTAAATAAAAAAGTAATAGCGATAGGGGATGTTCGTTTTGAAAATGAAGCAGAAAAAATATTTTATAAATCATTGGTTTTTGCAAAAGGTATTGGTGGAGCAGCACACTTTATTTTTGATTATGATCATCCAGAAATAATTAAAATTCCTAATTTAAGTTATCTAACTACAGATGAAATGTTGAACAAATTTGCATTTTTAAATGATGAAGCTTTAGTAAATGAAATTGTTATTGAAAATAGTAATTATATAGCTTCAAAAGTATCAGACGACATTCAAATTATTAAAGATGGTTTATTTACTCCAAAATTTGATGATTCAAAAATAAAATTGCCTGAATTAGTCTATAAGAATGCAAAATTAAAATATGGGGATGATTTACCAATTATTGTAAAAAATAGAATAGAAAAAGAATTAAATCCAATTATTAAATATGGATTTGATGTTATTTATTGAATTTCCCACATTTTAGTTAAAAAATCAAATGATGACGGATATATTGTTGGTAGTCGTGGATCGGTTGGTTCTTCACTAGTTGCAACCTTAGCAGGTATTACAGAAATTAATCCATTAGAGCCTCATTATATTTGTTCTAAATGTAAGTATTTTGAGATGGTAAAAAATCCTCCGACTTCATCAGGTTTTGATCTAGATGATAAAAAATGTCCAAATTGTGATTTATGAATGCAAAAGGATGGTCATTCAATCCCATTTGAAACATTTTTAGGTTTTAATGCTGATAAAGTGCCTGACATAGATCTTAACTTTTCTGGTGATTATCAACCTATCATACATGCAGAAGTTAGAAGATTATTTGGAGAAAAAAATACATTTAGAGCCGGTACCATATCAACTATAAAAGATAAAACAGCTTTTGGATTCGTTAATACTTCAAATGAAAAATATCATTGGAATTATTCAAACACTTTTGCTGATTATATATCAACAAAAATTGTAGAAGTTAAAAGAACAACAGGACAACATCCAGGAGGGATCATTATTATTCCGAAAGGAATGGAGGTTGAAGATTTTACTCCAATTAATTATCCTGCAAATGATGAAGGAAGTGATTGAAAAACAACTCATTTTGACTATAAAGCAATTCATGATAATGTTTTAAAATTAGATTTATTAGGACACGTTGACCCAACCGCAATAAAGATGCTTGAAAGATTGACTGGTATTGACGTTAAAAAAGATATTCCATCAAAAGATCCTGACGTTATTTCTTTATTTTCTTCAACAAAAGCTCTAAATATTAAACCAGAAGATATTGGTGGAGAAAAAACAGGGGCTTATGGAATTCCTGAATTTGGAACTGATTTTGTTAGAAGAATGTTAGTTGTCGCAAATCCTAAAAGTTTTGCTGATTTAATTTCAATTTCCGGTTTATCTCACGGAACAGATGTTTGGACAGGAAATGCTGAGACTTTGATTTCTAAAAAAAATATGACATTATCTGAAGTTATTTCATGTCGGGATGATATTATGAATTTTTTAATTAGTTACAATGTTGATAATTTAGATTCATTTAATATAATGGAAAAAGTTCGTAAAGGAAAAGGACTGACTGAAGAAGAGGAAAAACTTTTAAAAGAGCATAATGTACCTGAATGATCAATAAACAGTATGAAGTTGATTAAATATATGTTTCCTCGTGCTCACGCAACTGCTTATGTATTGATGGCTTGAAGAATTGCTTGATTTAAGTTATATAAACCTTTAGAGTATTATGCAACATTTTTTACAACTAGATTAAATGAATTTGATATCGAAGTTTTAGCAGATAAAAAGAAAATGCTAAATAAAATTGCAGAAATAGAAAGTAAAACTGAAAAATCTACTGTTGATAAAAACCTTTATACAACTTTAGAAATAGCTAGAGAACTTTATGCAAGAGGCTTTGGAATAAAAAACATTGATATTGAGAAATCATTAGAGTCTGAATGAATAATAGATTATGAGACCAAAAGTTTAATTGCGCCTTTTTCATCTATTAAAGGACTTGGAGATGCGGTTGCTAAGAAAATTATTCAATCAAGAAATGAATTTAGTTTTAAGACCAAGGAAGATTTTAAAAGAAGAAGTGGTGTAAACAACACACTCTATAATGAAATTGTTCGTCTTGGAATACTTGATGATTTGAATGATCATGATCAAATGACTTTATTTTAA
- a CDS encoding ribonuclease HIII, with translation MQFLQELDFDPQEENILGIDETGVGDYFTPIISCCAFLPKEMINWTYEIGVRDSKLLNDDKIDKIASILIKKIPFAVYVLTQSGYNKMINKGFNANVIKFFIHTQSILNFQKRYEFDKKIIIDKYSTLNAINNYQRKMSFIKDFSEFYKKNELMYFLEHGEQKIQAIACASIIARHYLNNYMKNQNDKWGFNFLLGANQKVKSQINEFTKKFGKQNLEKVIKTNFKI, from the coding sequence GTGCAATTTTTACAAGAGTTAGATTTTGATCCACAAGAAGAAAATATCCTAGGGATAGACGAAACGGGCGTTGGTGATTATTTTACCCCAATTATTTCATGTTGTGCTTTTTTGCCGAAAGAGATGATTAATTGAACATATGAAATAGGTGTAAGAGATTCTAAGTTACTTAATGATGATAAAATAGATAAAATTGCAAGTATTTTAATTAAAAAAATACCTTTTGCAGTTTATGTATTAACCCAATCTGGTTATAATAAAATGATCAATAAAGGTTTTAATGCAAATGTTATTAAATTTTTTATTCACACTCAATCAATTTTAAATTTTCAAAAAAGATATGAATTTGATAAAAAAATTATAATTGATAAATATTCTACTCTTAATGCGATCAATAACTATCAAAGAAAAATGAGTTTTATTAAAGATTTTTCTGAGTTTTATAAAAAAAATGAGTTAATGTATTTTTTAGAACATGGTGAGCAAAAAATACAAGCAATTGCATGTGCTTCTATTATTGCAAGACATTATCTAAATAATTATATGAAAAATCAAAATGATAAATGAGGATTTAACTTTTTATTGGGAGCTAATCAAAAAGTAAAATCCCAAATAAATGAATTTACAAAAAAATTTGGTAAGCAAAATTTAGAAAAAGTAATAAAGACAAATTTCAAAATTTAA
- a CDS encoding Cof-type HAD-IIB family hydrolase — MEKEKYLFAIDLDGTTLHSSSTGEIHDQTISAIKRAKEEGHIVCILTGRPWRSTKFIYETLGLDTVVSNYNGAHIHHPLDDGFIPYIKYLNLNEALYVLGDEKVSKEISNIAIEGPDWVQLQHRDEALEKVFGFSTTSKLKIGLDFHKIPLMPTGIIFDVKHDTNVEELRCYLKARYGDLAEFSYWSKGEGLTPVFDMTNITANKGKALSMLIRYYDVKIENTVAMGDGFNDVPMFRVANVSVAMGNASKEIKRYATVRISKSNKEGGVGWYINKFLDNPELEIAKSNEKKKKVKQAEEE; from the coding sequence ATGGAAAAAGAAAAATATTTATTTGCGATTGATCTTGATGGAACTACTTTACATTCAAGTTCAACTGGTGAAATTCATGATCAAACAATTTCAGCTATAAAAAGAGCCAAAGAAGAAGGACATATTGTATGTATTTTGACAGGTCGTCCATGAAGAAGCACTAAATTTATTTATGAAACACTTGGATTAGATACAGTTGTTTCAAACTATAATGGTGCTCATATACATCACCCATTAGATGATGGTTTTATTCCATATATTAAATATTTAAATCTTAATGAAGCTTTATATGTTTTAGGTGACGAAAAAGTTTCAAAAGAAATTTCTAACATTGCAATTGAAGGTCCTGATTGAGTTCAATTGCAACATAGAGATGAAGCATTAGAAAAAGTTTTTGGTTTTTCAACTACTTCGAAATTAAAAATTGGTCTCGACTTTCACAAAATACCTTTGATGCCTACTGGAATTATTTTTGATGTTAAGCATGATACTAATGTTGAAGAGTTAAGATGCTATTTAAAGGCTAGATATGGTGATTTAGCTGAATTTTCATATTGATCAAAGGGTGAAGGACTAACCCCGGTGTTTGATATGACTAATATCACTGCAAATAAAGGTAAAGCATTAAGCATGCTTATTAGATATTACGATGTTAAAATAGAAAATACTGTTGCAATGGGTGATGGTTTTAATGATGTTCCAATGTTTAGAGTTGCGAACGTATCTGTTGCAATGGGGAATGCTTCAAAAGAAATTAAAAGATATGCAACAGTAAGAATTTCAAAGTCTAATAAAGAAGGTGGAGTTGGTTGATATATTAATAAGTTTTTAGATAATCCAGAGCTTGAAATAGCTAAATCAAACGAAAAGAAGAAAAAAGTTAAACAAGCTGAGGAAGAATAG